A window of Penaeus chinensis breed Huanghai No. 1 chromosome 9, ASM1920278v2, whole genome shotgun sequence genomic DNA:
TTATTCATCCTCACGGCTTTCTCAAGGACAGCCGCGGCTTCGTCTTTCCTTCCCTGTTGCAGCAGCCATCGCGCCGACTCGTCCATGAAGCTGGTAGAAATGGAGGGGTGGGTTTCCCTTGAGAATTATCTACTTTATCGATGCGTTAGGTGTTAGCTTGTTTGTCTGAATTACTATTTAGGTGATTTATATTGGATTATATGTCGGTTTATTATAGAaagggatcacacacacacacacatatatatatatatgtgtgtgtgtgtgtgtgtgtgtgtgtgtgtgtgtgtgtgtgtgtctatacacacacacacatatgtatatatatatatatatatatatatatatatatgtatatatttacgtttatgtgtgtctttacgtacgtatatatgtttatgtattaataaatttatgtatgtatgtatgtatgaatacaaacaaatagacaaacaaacaaacacacacacacacacacacacacacacacacacacaaacacacacacacacacacaaacacacacacacaaacacacacacacacacacacatatatatatgtgtgtgtgagtatatatatgtgtgtgtgtgtgtgcgtgtgtgtgtgtgtttgtgtgtgtgtgtgtgtgtgtgtgtgtatgtgtacgtgtgcgtgtgtctgtgtctgtgtctgtgtgtgtgcatgtatacatacatacacatacatacacacacatacacacacacacacacacacacacacacacacacacacacacacatatatatatatatatatatatatgtttctgtgtgtctatacgtacagatgtatgtatttatgtatgtttatatttgtacgtatatacatgtacgtattcatgtatgtatgtatgtatagtatgtatatatggttgtatgtatgttcacacacacacacacacacacacacacacacacacacacacacacacacacacacacacacacacacacatatgtatatatatacatatataaacatatatgtctatataaacatatatgtgtacatctatatatatatacacacacatatatatgtgtgtgtgtgtgtgtgtgtgtgtgtgtgtgtgtgtgtgcgtgtgtgtgcgtgtgtgtggtcgtgtgtttCCGTGCATGATACTCCCACAGCCATCTCGAGGAACGCACAAGACCAGCGGGAGGAGGACGATGGTCGGCGCGCAGCAAATGAACATGATGGCGCGCCACCGCCGCATGAGGAAGCCGATGCCCGCGAGGCAGATGACGGAGAAGGAGTACGGGAGACCCAGCAGCATCCCCACCAGGCTGCGGAAGCGCGTGGGCGTCGACTCCATCGCTTCAGGGACGCCGGGAGGATTGTAGAGGGGCATGTGAGGGTGTGCATTGTATATACGTgcctttatatactgtatatacatccatatatatgtaaatgtgtgtgtacacacacacatacacacgcacacgcacacgcacacgcgcacacacacacacacacacacacacacacacacacacacacacacacacatacatacacacacacacacacacacacatgcgcacacacacacacacatacgcacacacacacacatgtgcacacacacatacgcacacacacacacaaacgcgcgcgcgcgcggtatacatctatgtgtctgcgcatacacacacagaagtatatatacacattatagcaCTGATACCTGTCTGTGCGCAAAATGACTGATATATGTGCTTGCGGTGCCCAGCccccaaaattaataataaaaagataactaaATAAGTAATATGGGCTGCTAGTGTCTATTTCCCAACTTGTGAGATGAACTCAAAATGAGTAAATATTTAAGAATTTGCGAATGACAGCTGTACAAATATTCTTGTAGTTACTAACAACTATCCTTTAACTATAACAACCATGACAGTGGAAGCAAAATAAGTATATCCAATGTTACCGACTCAGGAGGCATTAGTTGTGATTTATAACGTCTATcataatacatgtattatataagaATCGGGAATCGAAACGTTAAGGGAAAAGGACATAAAGCTTTTTCCTATTACGCCCAGTAATTTAATACGAATGACAATAATCAGTTTATACCTCCTTTCTGAGAGCAATTGTCTTTAATATATCGGAAATGATCAGCACTTGGTCTAGTTCTTATCACTGCAAGATTAATAAGTATATTGactttacaaaaataaattacattCAAGGTGTGGATGCATCAAGGCAGCTACTCATTTTTGCTAACTCTTAAATCCCACCTTGCTAACATTTAACATTCAACACACGTTCATTCACACTCAAAAACGTACATCGTGTATACTCCCTGCTTCATAAACCTCCTAACTGAGACTCCACAAAGGgctggaccacacacacacacacacacacacacacacacacacacacacacacacacacacacacacacacacacacacttaagaacGTACACCATTTATCTTCTAGGCTTCAATAACGTTCTCACCGAGGCTCCACGAAGGCTGGATCATGCACTGCGCTGCGACGCCCACCACGCAGCGCATGGCCAGCACGGTCGGGTAAGAGGACGTGAAGCCCATTACCAGGACGGCGGCGGCGTAGATCACACTCCCGATCTGCACAGCCCTTCGACGCCCAAGCCTTGCCAAATAATCACACAGAAATTGACTCTCTTTGGGCTGTTTCTTGGAAATGATCAAGTGGCTATAGATTTTTTGAAGGATTTCTTTTTTTGCAAATAATCACATAAGGTACATCATACCTCTTAAGTTAATTGGCGATATCacgatatatacgcatatgaaaTATCAAATATGAAAGGATTtcctatcatttttttaaataatcaaatacaCAGGTAATTTCTACATACTTCGATTCTTTTCAGCCACTTTCAACATTTTTTGTCATTAGCATATtactatataatttattttcttacttatctCCCAGGGGGCCGCATGCTATACTCCCAATGATGCTGCCGACGTTGTACACCATCTGGTACAGAGGCTGCAGGGAGACTTGATCACACACCAAATGCCACTGTGAAAATGGTACGACAAGCTGCTCGTTATATACGAAATATAATATAATCCGTGACTAGATTCTAACGAAtgctaaaaaaaaagacaatattttTACCTATACACAAAATTGAACGTCAGGTATTTTTTTCGATGGCTCTTTTCAAGGTAGTGCACTTCAGCTAAAGGAAATAGATAATAGCCTAGTGACTATCAATCAGACTTGAAGTTCGATGCGAGAAAATCATATATCAAATAACGTTTTCAATACACAACGAAAAATCACATATGTAACATGTCTCTGGTCTCCCGTTTCGACTTAAACTTTTCCccataatatgtatttatttgagtGTCACAACAGTCTTTGTTATATCTagtgatgattatattatcattgcattatATATCACTGAGGTTCTCGAACCACTTACTTCAGAAATGATGGTTGTCGTAAATATGGATCTGTCATATTCGATCAGCGGACATGACGGCATGTGAGTTAACTCTGGCTCCGATTCCCCTGGAAAGTACTGGACGCTGGCATTGACAACTTGGCCAATAGAGGCAGCTGGCTCGTACTGAAGTTTGGTCGGAGGCAGACATTCATTATTGTAGTATGTTGAACTGGAGATAAATCAGGTATTGAGTGTGTGGATGAGATTTCACTACTTCCACTAGCTAAAGGACTCTATTGTAAAGTATTATTCATCAACTATACAGCACAAGAGAAGTACTTGATGTGTTTCAATCATATTTTCctatatttctgatgaagatataatcgaaacgcaTCCAACGCTGTATGAAGTTATCCGGTCTCCTTCATACCGTTCTCTACACTTGTAACAATGAATTTCGTTCACTCACCTGGACGTTGCTATACTAGTTCCGTTCACAGGTGAGCACCGGAACTGCAGCGGACCACTTAGGAGGGTCGAGCCCAGCATATGAACGGCCAGCTGATTCGCCGCTGAAGTGGTAGAGGAATATACGTTACAAGTCGAGGAAAGATTCAGCAGGTGTTGCTAGTAGCCAGGGGGTATCTTCCATACACCTTCCTGGGAATGCGCTAGTTTTAGGGTACATTTTTGAGCAGCCTGAGGATCTCTGGGCATGTTTCTTTCCCattaccagattttttttttttttctttttttatacttttgaaCAGTATGGGTTTTCTCTTATTGAACAGTATGGGTTTTCTCCCGGACGAGGCATGCCTTAGGATACTTTGTCCGTATGCAGATTAGTTTTAGGCTATAAATCTAAGAAACAAAGTTTTTGATGGTCTAATTTATCCCAGGCTCTGTTATCAAGATCGTATGGTATTGCAGAACTTCAGATTGTTTGGAACGCTCCAGTCTTAAGAAAACTTGAGTTACCCCCGGATGTTGGCGGGTCGGAAAGGTAAATGGCGCTCACTATCATGTCCTATTGCTTTTAATCTCGTACTGCTATCACTCTCATTACCTACTGTTAGCTTCGTCCCTGTAAAACCCTCTGTATTTATTTACGCGCGATAAATACTTATAGTTACCTATAAAGTTGcgagaaattataaatataaacaaaaaaaatatttatgcatacgtacatacatacatgctacaAACACACTGAATGACTTACTGAGCACAGTCGCCATTACGACGGAAATCTGCCAGCGTCCGAAGCCAATCTCGGAGAGCAAAGCGTCGAAGTCGCCGTTCAGAGACATCTCGCATCAGCTGAAGTGGGTGACAGGTGTAatgttatgtatagatatatttatatataaacacacacacagatacacactaaatatgtaagtgtatctctctctctctctctctctctctctctatatatatatatatatatatatatatatatatatatatacatatatacatatatatatatacaaaattatatcatattaatatatacatatatgtatgtatgtacagacacaaacacacacacacacacacacacacacacacacacacacacacacacacacacacacacacacacacacacacgtgcatgtgtgtgtatatatatataaggagagaaatagatagatagacacatacacacacacacacacacacacacacacacacacacacacacacacacacacacacacacaaacatgtaagtgtatatctctctaactctttatctcactctatctctctctctctctctctctctctctctctctctctctctctctctctctctctctctctctctctctctctctctctctctctctctcgatatatatatatatatatatatatatatatatttatatatatatacacacacatatgtatacatatatatatatatatatatatatatatatacatacatatgtacacatacacatacacatgtgtgtgtgtatctatctatctatatttatttatttgtttgtttatatacacataaacacacacacatacatatgtatatatatatatataaataaatatatatatatgtatgtatatgtatatatttgtgtgtgtgtgtgtgtgtgtgtgtgtgtgtatgtgtgtgtgagtgtgtgtgtgtatgtgtatgtgtgtgtgtgtgtgtttacttatatatatacacaaattagtaactttttcttttttctttttttttcttgcaatatTGAAATTCAATTTTTTCTTAGAATTCTTAAAATCTAGCTTTGCAGtgatcacaaatacacataaatatatgtatcacaaTAGTCTACTAACATCGTACAAGGCTAGACAACTGCACAGAACAAGACGGTTGTTGACTAATTAAGCAGATTagtgtctcttctcccttttctctctctgtatttttcatcctcttctcacccctttcatcatcctattcatctatctacttattcactatcactgtcagtctctctgtctaccaAGTATTTATCTATTGTGCCACTCGTTCCCTTCTCCCTGTCATTTTCTAGGCCTGAGAGTAAATGTGTTTAAATACAGAATTTAAAACAGAAATTCTCGTGCGGGTcatgtttacatttgagcgtcaccgTAACCTTATAAACCGTTCAAGCGTATTCTTTGTACCACACAAAAGTTTTATAAAAAGCCTCCGTTATAGTACAGGCATAACGTGTCGGCCCCTTAAGTCGAGGGCTCGGCGGATCGCGTTTCGCTCAGGCACGAGGAGTTTCAACTGTCGCCTTGAGGTTACTGTTGTGGTTGGGCACCGCGGTggataaggactaagctcagtcgagtaaGCACCAGCTGCCTCACAATGATCGAGTCGGCATTGGTCGGCACAGGCAGGGCTTCTCTCATAGGCATATTCAGGGCGAGTCTCACCTTCGTGTATATGACTTATCCTTTTTCGGTCCATGTTGGATACAGAAGGTATATCTGATTGTCTCCTTTTTTGTCACCATTTCTCTTTTTGCACTGTAGCTCCACaccgttttgttttctttttcaccgGGAGCAACGGCCAGACATCACGTGATCTGTTCCGTGCCCCGAGGAGATGCGGCAAGGTCACGATCACATCGCTTTGATAACAACATAACTTCATCACCGAGAACAGATGACTCACGCTAACCACTCCCCACACCTACCATTAATAGAATCCCCGCCCAGTTTTACGCACGTCACTCCATTCTCTTCGCTTACCCAAGACGCGTCTTCACGGAGTTTTAAAGTAGAGTGTAGCAGATATAGACTGAGGATTGGCGATTGTGGCGCCGAGTCGGTGACGTCACCCTCTGTTGCACAACATTTTGTATATCTTGCGTGTAGTGATGTTGGGAATTTATCACTgatctttttttctatatcatttacataattgCTTACATACCACTCATTTTGAGTCCGACTTTacgtggatatttatatatatatatatatatatatatatgtatatatatataaaatatatatatatatatttatatatatatgcatatatgcctatatgtgtgtatatataaatatatacatactgtatctatatatataagtatatatacatatacatatatacatgtatatgtatatgtatgtatatatacacatatatatacttacatatatatttacatatgtatatatatgtgtgtgtatatatgtatatatatatatatatatatatatatgtatatacatgtatatatatatatatatatatatatatatatatatatgtatgtatgtgtgtgtgtatagtatatatacatatatacctatatatacatataaatatatatatatatgtatgtatatacttatatatatatatatatatatatatatatatataaatgtatatgtacatacctatatatgtatgtgtatatatatatgtacatatgcacaaacctatatatatgcatatgtatattatacatataaatatatatatatataaagacacacatttatgtgtatttttctacttctctttctttgggTATTAATTTTCTGTGTTTTATACCCAGTGCATTCAATTAAGATTTTTATCCTAACATATCGTCATGAATTATGCCATCGTTTCGTAGGTGTGCCAGGTTAAGAAAAGCGACATGTCAAAGTTCAGTTTTATTTGCACGAGATAAACCTTGCTGGAACAGTTACTGCTGGACATGGCAACTTAACAACCCAAGAACGTATGATTAGTGGCTTGCTATTTCCCTCACTTTCACTGTTATATCATCAATATACCTAATTCTGAAATTTGGCAACAGTAAATCAATCTAACGCTGAAGAGGCCATCAAATAGCAGATTAGATAAAAGTGAACAACGCTATTCACTGTTGATAGTACACTCCCGTCGAGTCCCTGTTAGCCCGGGGGAATACAATCTTAGGTACACCTGAATGAGCAGTATATAAACAAGGTCACGCCTCTACAGACACGAAACGCAGACATTCTCTTTGGCAGCTTGGTAGAGCTTGGGTGGCGGTTATTGCTTACGGGAGAAAGAACGGGTTCGTATTGATGTTTTATTTTAGTGTTTGGCTACCGTCGGTGGATATGGTtaaactgtacatgtatatagaataCGTAAgaataatcatatgtgtgtgtgtgtgtgtgtgtgtgtgtgtgtgtgtgtgtgtgtgtgtgtgtgtgtgtgtgtgtgtgtgtgtgtgacagtatgAATTTTCTTTTGCACCGGTCGTGAAAATGTGTGGGAGGTTGTTGGGATGCATATATGAATTcgctgaaaattatatatttcatttagatGCTCACCCGTGAAATGCATTCTATAGAAAAGTATAATTAAACTTGGAAACTGTCCGTTGCCCttggttaaaacaaaaatatactatGACACTATAACAATAAACGGAGTAGTACTATAATGTGTTGCTACTTCAACATCTATgaaatcatatatgtacatataaactcacacatattACTGAAACAGTAAATGGACTCAACTTTATCACCTTATTATAGACATGAAATAATTGTACACCATAACCTGCAATGTCAACTGTCTG
This region includes:
- the LOC125029029 gene encoding solute carrier family 22 member 20-like, encoding MSLNGDFDALLSEIGFGRWQISVVMATVLTANQLAVHMLGSTLLSGPLQFRCSPVNGTSIATSSSTYYNNECLPPTKLQYEPAASIGQVVNASVQYFPGESEPELTHMPSCPLIEYDRSIFTTTIISEWHLVCDQVSLQPLYQMVYNVGSIIGSIACGPLGDKLGRRRAVQIGSVIYAAAVLVMGFTSSYPTVLAMRCVVGVAAQCMIQPSWSLAMESTPTRFRSLVGMLLGLPYSFSVICLAGIGFLMRRWRAIMFICCAPTIVLLPLVFFMDESARWLLQQGRKDEAAAVLEKAVRMNKAKLSSPLDSTLEKLVQAHSTPDDKGSSLSASLEQTKAYLRSPIMRTIILVTPLLWFLQSCLYLSVAINANNFNSSNPFLYVCLSGSMDTSAILLMTPLSTRLGRRVIVGGGMFAGGLLFLLELLVPEDYFWLKWVLVMGGFLLVAGSFQMNYVYGPELFPTEIRNRGFAFVNLMGSLGFVCAPFITYRLVLIRWWVASVTFGCAAIVGSFTLPLLPETRNRSMPDTLQALDERRGKRKEKPAETGYINKESEESRL